Proteins from a genomic interval of Lolium perenne isolate Kyuss_39 chromosome 1, Kyuss_2.0, whole genome shotgun sequence:
- the LOC127301378 gene encoding uncharacterized protein — MTCSILLRSAAVAVVVAVLSATAGASSFSPTAPLPSDLLLSTPFLWITANVIIVCLFVFSYRHHTGAVVSSSSGGDVSATMDGLFELDLFAAAPDAVVASDLVSVRQPRQARTAKNPAGRPRVRKQSVGEDKPRAAVVAEATPGVKVEHIEEVGAAAAATASEPAGTDDVSMDSAWQSIVRRGAARPVAVRKSETWGGEELPRMRRTADTAVSVRREMRKSASMIPPSPPHPSVASSSSPVAAKQGWRTRDVLVMAHDELLHRAESFIRRQHEHLRIQRQESDQRQIAMDQQNSGLLRAAAPIRV, encoded by the coding sequence ATGACCTGCTCCATCCTCCTCAGGTCGGCGGCGGTCGCCGTGGTCGTGGCCGTCCTGTCGGCCACGGCGGGCGCGTCGTCGTTCAGCCCCACCGCGCCTCTCCCCTCTGACCTCCTTTTGTCAACTCCCTTTCTCTGGATCACCGCGAACGTCATCATCGTCTGCCTCTTCGTATTCTCCTATCGACACCACACCGGAGCGGTCGTATCCTCCTCATCGGGCGGCGACGTATCAGCGACCATGGACGGCCTCTTTGAACTTGACCTATTTGCTGCCGCTCCGGACGCTGTCGTGGCGTCGGACCTGGTCTCGGTGAGGCAGCCACGGCAAGCAAGAACAGCCAAGAACCCGGCCGGCCGCCCCCGCGTGCGCAAGCAGTCGGTAGGCGAGGACAAGCCAAGGGCAGCCGTCGTTGCGGAGGCCACGCCCGGCGTCAAGGTGGAGCACATCGAGGAGgtaggcgccgccgccgctgcgactGCGTCCGAGCCCGCTGGCACCGACGACGTGTCGATGGACTCGGCGTGGCAGTCCATCGTGCGGAGAGGCGCGGCGCGGCCGGTGGCAGTGCGCAAGAGCGAGACGTGGGGCGGCGAGGAGCTGCCGCGGATGCGGCGCACGGCCGACACGGCCGTCTCCGTGCGGAGGGAGATGCGGAAGTCGGCGTCGATGATCCCGCCCTCGCCGCCGCACCCGAGCGTGGCGTCGTCGTCCTCTCCCGTAGCGGCGAAGCAGGGGTGGCGCACCAGGGACGTGCTGGTGATGGCGCATGACGAGCTCCTGCACCGCGCCGAGAGCTTCATCCGCAGGCAGCACGAGCACCTGCGCATCCAGCGCCAGGAGTCCGACCAGCGCCAGATAGCCATGGATCAGCAAAACAGCGGCTTGCTGCGCGCCGCCGCGCCAATCCGCGTCTAG